Proteins encoded in a region of the Candidatus Scalindua japonica genome:
- a CDS encoding pilus (MSHA type) biogenesis protein MshL: protein MNCHGKINSGIKVHYIFTYRHLQKIVVAIVVVVALQGCISQNKKQTIAKTQPLKLDIDKKLPYIQDNKEHKIKLDVNNRMLLTLDKANTEGPEPLYRFRAVNMPIVKALDLFAHNYDLNLITSPDVTGVVTVDFKDLPFEKSMDVILDAYGYYWLRDGPLIRVYKYETEIFVIDYLRLIREGSGSSLAKVESSTGGMSGGISIKQGDTIDFWKDLEEQLGNMLSDEGRLIINHMSGTIQITDFHKNIILAKQFINTITKSINRQVEINVRILEVSLNDDFSLGINWDLVLKQTSALFTASASTIITTPVGVSNTKLKTFSFGSDSNSFDPVIEALSEQGKLKVISKPSIRVMNNQPALIKVGTDIPFFNQTTTVGTAGAGNTITEEIRFVTEGLVLSVTPQISEDNLILLDVTPIISRLETTSVSPLGSTAPVMNVKQSSTVVRLMDGEMVTIGGLIQDENFNTRRKVPVLGDIPLVGNVFKGSYTVEGKNELVIFITPKIIKGI from the coding sequence ATGAATTGTCATGGAAAAATAAATTCTGGAATCAAAGTCCACTATATTTTTACATATAGGCATCTTCAAAAGATTGTTGTTGCCATCGTTGTCGTTGTTGCTCTGCAAGGGTGCATTAGTCAAAACAAGAAGCAGACAATAGCAAAAACCCAACCATTAAAGCTGGATATTGACAAAAAATTGCCTTATATTCAAGACAATAAAGAACATAAAATAAAACTTGATGTGAACAACAGGATGCTTTTAACTCTTGATAAAGCTAACACTGAAGGGCCGGAACCATTATACAGATTTCGGGCGGTGAACATGCCTATTGTTAAGGCGTTGGACCTTTTTGCACATAATTATGACTTAAATCTGATTACTAGCCCTGATGTTACAGGGGTGGTGACGGTAGACTTCAAGGACCTTCCGTTTGAAAAATCAATGGATGTGATCCTGGATGCCTACGGATATTATTGGTTAAGGGACGGACCACTGATTCGGGTTTATAAATATGAAACAGAAATATTTGTAATCGATTATTTGAGACTGATTCGTGAAGGCAGTGGTTCAAGTCTTGCAAAGGTAGAAAGCTCAACCGGAGGTATGTCAGGAGGTATATCGATAAAACAGGGTGATACAATAGATTTCTGGAAGGACCTTGAAGAGCAGTTAGGTAATATGCTCTCTGATGAAGGTCGTTTGATAATAAATCATATGTCAGGGACGATTCAAATAACAGATTTCCACAAGAATATAATACTGGCAAAACAATTTATAAATACTATAACAAAGAGCATCAATCGACAGGTAGAAATAAATGTTAGGATATTGGAAGTATCGCTTAACGATGATTTCAGTCTTGGTATAAACTGGGACCTGGTCTTAAAACAAACTTCTGCTCTGTTTACCGCATCTGCCTCCACAATCATAACTACACCTGTTGGTGTATCAAACACTAAGCTAAAAACTTTTTCCTTTGGCTCTGATTCCAATAGTTTCGACCCTGTAATTGAAGCGCTTAGCGAACAAGGTAAACTTAAGGTAATATCAAAACCTTCTATTCGAGTTATGAACAACCAACCGGCGCTTATTAAGGTGGGTACTGACATACCCTTTTTCAATCAAACTACTACGGTTGGAACAGCAGGGGCCGGCAATACAATTACAGAAGAAATTCGATTTGTAACTGAAGGCCTTGTATTGTCGGTTACACCACAAATATCTGAAGACAATCTGATATTACTGGATGTTACACCCATAATCAGCCGTCTGGAAACTACGTCAGTCTCTCCGCTGGGTTCTACTGCTCCAGTGATGAATGTCAAACAGTCATCCACTGTTGTACGGTTAATGGATGGAGAGATGGTAACAATTGGAGGTCTTATCCAGGATGAGAATTTTAATACCAGGCGTAAAGTTCCGGTATTAGGTGATATTCCACTTGTGGGAAATGTGTTTAAGGGGTCTTATACTGTAGAAGGAAAAAATGAACTTGTAATATTCATAACACCCAAGATTATTAAAGGTATATAA
- a CDS encoding transposase, with amino-acid sequence MDNHYLLLRETNNPNISKGMQWFGTTYTRQFNIKHKRNYHLFQGRFKSFLIENDEYLMLLSCYIHRAVILFMPMIRNYRSDCMQSLFLLF; translated from the coding sequence ATGGATAATCATTACCTCTTGTTGCGGGAAACGAATAATCCAAATATTTCAAAAGGCATGCAATGGTTTGGAACTACCTATACACGTCAATTCAATATTAAACACAAGCGAAATTATCATCTTTTTCAAGGGCGCTTCAAAAGCTTTCTCATAGAAAATGATGAATACCTTATGCTCCTCTCCTGCTATATCCATAGAGCAGTTATCCTATTTATGCCGATGATAAGAAATTACCGAAGTGATTGCATGCAAAGTCTATTCTTACTCTTTTAG
- a CDS encoding ExeA family protein, which produces MNDIAYLYKKFGFNEPPFNQTPDTRFLFKSSQHMAALNHLKYALLMDGFTLLTGTPGIGKTLLCRQILRDTDKDVQTVYIYNTYFSMLDLFKLIYHDITGEQLKSESHSECFNRINQLLLLLAAKGKKVVVIIDEAQGMTTETLEGLRLLSNLETEKKKLLSFILIGQPELESRLAEHNLRQLDQRISVRYVLKPFKLSETREYVGHRMHLSTSGVVNDKTYQFSAFAICLVHWFSRGVPRRINQICGRALLASFNTGKKKIGILTLLLAAREIIGRRNSIRYQHARHQLFVMTATILTIFGFAMYSGLGLYQDKLDKKKDALSFSFERHGPENDSNISENKSCKKKIVVSHKLKESNVFSNAYYVNQIISYHNRGQEFLKTY; this is translated from the coding sequence ATGAATGACATTGCTTATCTATATAAAAAATTCGGTTTTAATGAGCCTCCATTCAACCAGACACCTGATACTCGTTTTCTGTTTAAGAGCAGTCAGCATATGGCAGCGCTTAATCACTTGAAATACGCGTTGTTAATGGATGGATTTACATTGCTCACCGGGACTCCGGGCATTGGAAAAACACTCCTCTGTAGACAAATACTGAGAGATACTGATAAAGATGTTCAGACAGTATATATTTACAACACATATTTCAGTATGCTTGACCTTTTTAAGCTGATTTATCACGACATAACAGGCGAGCAGTTAAAAAGCGAATCTCACAGTGAGTGTTTCAACAGGATAAATCAACTGCTTCTGTTACTGGCAGCAAAAGGAAAAAAAGTAGTAGTAATAATTGATGAAGCACAGGGCATGACTACTGAAACGCTGGAAGGGTTAAGACTGTTATCTAACCTTGAAACGGAGAAGAAAAAATTACTTTCATTTATTTTGATAGGACAGCCGGAATTGGAGTCACGTCTGGCCGAACATAATTTACGTCAGTTAGATCAAAGAATAAGTGTAAGGTACGTTTTAAAACCTTTCAAGCTATCTGAAACAAGAGAATATGTTGGCCACAGAATGCATCTGTCAACAAGCGGTGTTGTTAATGATAAAACTTACCAATTTTCTGCATTTGCTATTTGCCTTGTTCATTGGTTCAGTCGTGGGGTTCCAAGAAGAATAAATCAAATATGTGGCCGTGCCTTACTGGCATCATTCAATACCGGTAAAAAGAAAATTGGAATTTTGACTCTTTTGCTCGCGGCAAGGGAAATAATAGGTAGAAGGAATTCAATACGTTATCAACATGCTCGTCATCAGTTATTTGTCATGACAGCAACTATTTTAACTATATTCGGGTTTGCAATGTATAGTGGATTAGGCTTGTATCAGGACAAACTAGATAAAAAGAAAGATGCTTTATCCTTTTCATTTGAAAGACACGGACCAGAGAATGATTCAAATATAAGCGAAAATAAGAGCTGTAAAAAGAAGATTGTCGTGTCACATAAGCTGAAAGAATCTAACGTATTTAGTAACGCGTACTATGTTAATCAAATCATATCATATCACAATCGGGGGCAGGAGTTTTTAAAGACTTATTGA
- a CDS encoding GspE/PulE family protein produces the protein MSEGTIEQKKPLGQRLLENGYISELQLNLALNESKSRGIYLGQALENLGVLSQEIITNFLADESGSEVIDLNNYPVNPEVISLIPYELSKRYQVLPLEKNGNVIKAAMADTLNINAIEALELETGLSIDVVTAPKDIIAEAIEQYYGQQESFSQLVKDILSKDVEELDESSGNMFPVIRLVNLVISNAIRTRSTDIHFEPDEKIVRIRLRIDGVLHQEVLLPKKLQSAVTARLKVMGNLNITETRVPMDGRIAFKSGSRSIDLRMSTLPTSNGETVVLRVLDKDRISLNLGSLGFSLEDEESLNNILKAPHGLILVTGPTGSGKTSTLYTSLGIASSLERNILTLEDPIEYELPVIRQTSVNPDVGMDFPTGLRAMLRQDPDVIMVGEIRDSETADLAIRASLTGHLVLSTLHTNSAAAAIPRLVDIGVKPYLVSASLCAVIAQRLVRRICEHCKTKIKDMEPMLDTINIKMTAGTEYQFYKGIGCKACGNTGYHGRIGIYEIMIIDHDYHDLINNADIHGIEKIAIKKGMKKMIEDGIQKALKGFTSLDEVLKAVQ, from the coding sequence ATGTCAGAAGGCACAATAGAACAAAAAAAACCATTAGGGCAGCGGCTTCTGGAAAACGGGTATATTTCAGAATTACAGCTAAATCTCGCATTAAACGAGAGTAAAAGTAGAGGAATATACCTTGGACAGGCGCTTGAAAACCTGGGTGTCTTATCACAGGAGATTATAACTAATTTCCTGGCAGATGAGTCAGGCTCTGAAGTTATTGATCTAAATAACTATCCAGTAAATCCTGAAGTCATAAGCCTCATTCCATATGAACTGTCAAAACGTTATCAGGTACTACCATTAGAGAAAAATGGAAATGTTATCAAGGCGGCCATGGCTGATACTCTTAACATAAATGCTATAGAAGCCCTGGAATTGGAAACAGGTTTAAGTATTGATGTGGTTACAGCGCCAAAGGATATAATAGCTGAAGCGATAGAGCAATACTATGGTCAGCAAGAGTCTTTCAGTCAGCTCGTAAAAGATATACTCTCTAAGGATGTTGAAGAACTCGATGAAAGCTCTGGCAATATGTTTCCGGTAATCCGTCTTGTTAATCTAGTGATTTCAAATGCCATAAGGACACGTTCAACAGACATCCATTTTGAGCCTGATGAAAAAATAGTCCGAATTCGTCTGAGGATTGATGGTGTTTTGCACCAGGAGGTGCTTTTGCCAAAAAAGTTACAATCTGCAGTTACCGCACGGCTTAAGGTTATGGGTAACTTGAACATTACGGAAACAAGAGTTCCCATGGACGGACGTATTGCCTTCAAGTCAGGTTCAAGAAGTATAGACTTGAGAATGTCTACATTACCTACATCCAACGGAGAAACCGTTGTGTTGAGGGTACTTGACAAAGATAGAATTTCCCTCAATCTTGGTTCTCTGGGATTCTCTCTTGAAGATGAAGAGAGCTTGAATAATATTCTAAAGGCTCCCCATGGCCTGATACTGGTAACAGGACCAACTGGCAGCGGCAAGACAAGCACTCTTTACACATCACTTGGTATTGCCAGTAGCCTTGAGAGAAATATTCTCACGCTTGAGGATCCTATTGAATACGAATTACCAGTAATCAGGCAGACCTCTGTCAACCCGGATGTTGGTATGGATTTTCCCACAGGGCTTCGTGCCATGCTGAGGCAGGACCCGGATGTTATAATGGTAGGTGAAATACGTGATTCCGAGACTGCCGATCTTGCCATTCGGGCTTCTCTAACCGGTCACCTTGTACTGTCCACACTGCATACAAACAGCGCTGCAGCTGCAATTCCAAGGTTGGTGGATATAGGGGTCAAACCTTACCTTGTTTCAGCTTCATTATGTGCCGTAATAGCCCAGAGACTTGTACGACGAATCTGTGAACATTGCAAAACTAAAATAAAAGACATGGAGCCTATGCTGGATACGATAAACATAAAAATGACTGCTGGAACTGAATATCAGTTTTATAAGGGCATTGGATGCAAAGCTTGTGGTAATACCGGGTACCATGGCAGGATTGGCATATATGAAATAATGATTATCGATCATGATTATCATGATCTTATTAATAATGCTGATATTCATGGAATTGAAAAAATCGCTATAAAGAAGGGGATGAAGAAGATGATAGAAGACGGTATTCAAAAGGCATTAAAAGGCTTTACTTCTCTGGATGAAGTTTTAAAAGCAGTTCAGTAA
- a CDS encoding prepilin-type N-terminal cleavage/methylation domain-containing protein — MNKNNLQCREQAFTLIEMIGVLAIIAILAAVIAPNVIKQMQSVSQDVEEKTLDLLADGLINYVLENRIIPQSGEGTGAWSSNIATQMDLPTNKIYQNDLGNSRRYWFDPATDLNGLSDNSASYNQNTVSATNISGNATTMSVSAPTSPRAMIISDLSVGATNNILVASVGHTASNFAAVWDQTGTLTESSTLKIKRINFSQMFETVSLESSNGSYFARKSYSSPSSSSPIVDFPVLSIEKNSHIFAVHYSTGGFEPTNASGGSATLDIGYTSGGDEFISAASVISGATSGPNSVVYTSTSDISIGTELTISGSGVSNANSGYVDVMIEYNGEPQYRLEGQVAPTTISISSAGTPEIISFNVINGTSLFLYDQSWTAGSPTGDLLHSIVIKESENFAYIPGPPTLWGR, encoded by the coding sequence ATGAATAAAAACAATTTACAGTGTCGTGAACAGGCATTTACTCTAATAGAAATGATTGGAGTTTTGGCAATTATAGCAATATTAGCTGCCGTAATCGCTCCAAATGTTATCAAGCAGATGCAGTCTGTCAGTCAGGATGTTGAAGAGAAGACCCTGGATCTCCTGGCGGATGGGTTGATTAATTATGTTTTGGAGAATAGGATTATACCACAGTCCGGCGAAGGTACAGGCGCCTGGTCTAGCAATATTGCCACTCAGATGGATTTGCCCACAAATAAGATCTATCAAAATGACCTAGGCAATAGTCGGCGTTATTGGTTCGATCCTGCCACGGACCTGAACGGCCTTTCGGACAACAGCGCTTCGTATAATCAGAACACGGTTTCAGCCACCAATATTTCCGGTAATGCCACAACTATGTCAGTGTCAGCACCGACTAGTCCCAGGGCAATGATTATTTCTGACTTATCGGTTGGAGCAACGAACAATATACTTGTTGCCAGTGTCGGGCATACTGCCTCAAACTTTGCGGCAGTCTGGGACCAGACTGGTACTTTGACGGAGAGCAGCACACTGAAAATTAAAAGGATTAATTTTTCCCAGATGTTCGAAACAGTATCACTGGAGTCCAGCAATGGAAGTTACTTTGCAAGGAAATCATATTCAAGCCCAAGTTCATCGTCACCAATAGTTGACTTTCCTGTGCTGAGCATTGAGAAAAATTCACATATTTTTGCTGTCCATTATAGTACGGGTGGCTTCGAACCAACTAACGCTTCGGGTGGTTCAGCAACATTAGATATAGGTTACACATCCGGGGGGGACGAGTTTATTTCTGCGGCAAGTGTGATATCTGGCGCAACTTCTGGACCAAACTCTGTTGTCTATACATCAACGAGTGATATAAGTATTGGCACAGAGTTGACTATTTCTGGTTCAGGTGTTTCTAATGCCAATTCAGGTTATGTTGATGTAATGATTGAATATAACGGTGAGCCTCAGTATAGGCTTGAAGGTCAGGTGGCTCCTACCACTATAAGTATCAGCTCAGCGGGTACGCCTGAAATTATAAGCTTCAATGTTATCAATGGAACAAGTCTTTTTCTTTATGATCAATCGTGGACTGCAGGAAGCCCTACCGGTGATTTGCTGCATTCCATTGTCATCAAGGAATCAGAGAATTTTGCTTACATACCGGGGCCCCCAACGTTATGGGGCCGGTAG
- a CDS encoding type II secretion system F family protein: protein MPDYNYRGVNRTGKRIKGIMSAPDVIALESELAKSGSVLIEAKVNAEVESGDCNISFFSRGPKDREIIDFFITLKSMLKAGVTLLDALKGVKEEVVSPVFNNVVGDMITTIEEGGQFTDALAKHPKVFSRHILGVIRAGETGGKLEEIFEELVKYLEWQVSLKANIKQATIYPVTVLIALTILILILFTFVVPKFSELLTSLNIPLPLPTRMVMAISAFFVSSWWALLCVVVIMGVSVRYMRRYCDWFAYAFDTFKLKLMIFGELNRMLTVSKFAYNFSTLFEAGVPVIQSLDLCRQLVGNKVMENALEEAKDGIEAGMQLNECLRKHEIIPKKTLLMITVGETSGDLGGALGNVAAYYTEEVPRRIKKVFSIMEPLVMLTLICVVGFTAAAVFLPILSMFGAM from the coding sequence ATGCCTGATTACAATTACCGTGGAGTTAATCGTACCGGCAAGAGAATAAAGGGTATTATGTCTGCCCCTGATGTGATAGCCCTGGAATCAGAGCTTGCTAAATCAGGGAGTGTGCTTATAGAAGCGAAAGTAAATGCCGAAGTAGAATCGGGTGATTGTAATATTTCTTTTTTCAGCCGTGGTCCAAAAGATAGAGAAATAATAGATTTTTTCATTACATTGAAAAGTATGTTGAAGGCGGGTGTTACCTTACTTGATGCACTCAAGGGAGTGAAAGAAGAGGTCGTGTCACCTGTTTTCAATAATGTTGTCGGTGATATGATTACCACAATTGAGGAAGGTGGTCAATTTACTGACGCATTAGCTAAGCATCCAAAAGTTTTCTCTCGTCATATTCTAGGGGTCATAAGGGCAGGCGAAACCGGAGGAAAACTGGAGGAGATTTTCGAAGAGTTAGTCAAATATCTGGAATGGCAGGTATCTCTGAAGGCTAACATAAAACAGGCAACTATATATCCGGTTACTGTTTTAATCGCACTGACAATCCTAATACTTATTCTTTTTACGTTTGTAGTCCCTAAGTTTTCAGAGTTGCTGACAAGTCTCAATATACCTTTGCCATTACCTACCAGAATGGTTATGGCAATTAGTGCTTTTTTTGTTTCTTCATGGTGGGCCTTATTGTGTGTTGTGGTTATAATGGGAGTGTCTGTCAGATATATGAGGCGTTATTGTGATTGGTTCGCGTATGCTTTTGATACATTTAAATTAAAACTCATGATTTTTGGAGAACTGAACAGAATGCTTACCGTATCCAAATTTGCGTATAATTTCTCGACTCTGTTTGAGGCCGGTGTCCCTGTCATCCAGAGCCTTGATCTATGTAGACAGCTTGTAGGGAACAAGGTCATGGAAAATGCCCTGGAAGAGGCGAAGGATGGCATTGAAGCAGGAATGCAATTAAATGAATGTTTAAGAAAACACGAAATAATTCCTAAAAAAACGTTATTAATGATAACGGTAGGTGAGACATCCGGAGACCTTGGCGGAGCACTTGGTAATGTTGCAGCCTATTATACCGAAGAAGTTCCAAGGAGGATTAAAAAAGTATTCAGTATTATGGAACCATTAGTAATGCTTACACTTATCTGTGTTGTTGGCTTTACAGCAGCTGCGGTATTTCTTCCTATACTTAGCATGTTTGGAGCAATGTAG
- a CDS encoding Hsp70 family protein produces the protein MESDVSDELIEVVEDEPTEIEETKYKYIVGIDLGTTNSAVSYVDLTIKDSEKNKIRFLDIPQLVAPGEIGQRSVLPSFLYLPGPYDMPEGSTSLPWDTERKYAVGEIAREQGAVVPGRLVSSAKSWLCHGRVDRTAKILPWGEGTDVEKVSPVEASSRYIQHIREVWDETMARGREGHGLEEQMVYLTVPASFDEVARELTVKASGQAGLKYIKLMEEPLAAFYAWLYQHEKDWQNIMKPGQLIIVCDVGGGTTDFTIIAVVEGENGLCFNRLSVGEHLMLGGDNMDMTIARNVEAQLCGRPGQLDSNRWHELTHQCRKVKEGLLSEKHDKQEMDIAIMGTGGKLIASTLKTPISTSQVEELIIEGFFPFVSFEEKQESGSRKGLMEWGLPYVQEPAITKHLAAFWQRSVPILEEETGRTNPFPDFLLFNGGSLTPAIIRNRIRDAVQKWFHDVAGKEWSPRELHNPKPELAVAVGAANYGIARTFDGIKVGAGSPRTYYVEVSHSQGEEKGDKSRKAVCLVPRSSEEGFDSQLRKPEFEVLTNKPVAFTVFSSNTRIGDKMGDIVMLSEEEITLLPPINTVLKYGKKKEVIPLPIHLEVRLTEIGTLELWCNSQKTTHRWQLQFDVRLGGTPPAQSSLSTETLDSETIELAIKEIQKVFEKERSGNPESLLKNMTSIMELDKTKWSMPVIRKMADTLFKFKQGRSFSPQHEARWLNLLGFCLRPGFGDPLDDWRTKGIWKIFLEGLSFSDKHQCRTEWRILWRRVAGGLKAGQQLEVYEQLFPSLPLGETKSKKKKYHKTPKGKMLSHEGQEIWMALANLERLPVDIKETLGRQLLERFSGEKLNPKELWALSRLGARIPFHGPLDKVVSAQEVSTWLNKLLSSNPEASNALAHALVQLGRSTGDRGRDLPDNDKGNIIKWLDNVPNGDQYKELINNPESALGKSEQEWIFGEALPPGLVISSEE, from the coding sequence ATGGAAAGTGATGTATCAGATGAATTAATAGAGGTAGTAGAAGATGAACCAACTGAAATCGAAGAGACTAAATACAAATATATAGTAGGCATAGATCTTGGTACAACTAATTCCGCAGTGTCGTATGTCGATCTGACAATAAAAGATTCTGAAAAAAATAAGATCCGGTTTCTTGATATACCACAATTAGTAGCGCCGGGTGAAATAGGTCAACGTTCCGTTTTGCCATCCTTTCTTTATCTTCCCGGCCCCTACGATATGCCGGAAGGAAGTACTTCTCTCCCCTGGGATACTGAGAGAAAATATGCTGTAGGGGAGATTGCGCGAGAACAGGGGGCTGTTGTGCCGGGACGTCTTGTTTCATCCGCAAAGTCCTGGTTATGCCACGGAAGGGTAGACCGTACAGCTAAAATCCTGCCCTGGGGTGAGGGGACAGATGTTGAGAAAGTTTCTCCGGTGGAGGCAAGCTCCAGATACATCCAGCATATACGGGAAGTATGGGATGAGACAATGGCACGTGGGCGAGAAGGGCATGGTTTGGAAGAGCAGATGGTCTACCTCACCGTACCCGCATCTTTTGATGAGGTAGCGCGTGAACTCACCGTCAAAGCCTCTGGCCAGGCGGGACTGAAGTATATTAAGCTGATGGAGGAACCTCTTGCCGCATTTTACGCCTGGCTGTATCAACATGAGAAGGACTGGCAGAATATAATGAAACCAGGGCAGTTGATAATAGTCTGTGATGTGGGCGGCGGTACGACAGATTTTACTATTATAGCAGTTGTAGAGGGTGAAAACGGTTTGTGTTTCAACAGGCTCTCTGTCGGCGAACATCTAATGCTCGGTGGTGACAATATGGATATGACTATCGCCCGCAATGTTGAAGCACAGCTTTGCGGACGTCCGGGTCAGCTTGATTCCAATCGATGGCATGAGTTGACACACCAGTGTAGAAAGGTAAAAGAGGGTCTCCTGTCGGAAAAGCATGATAAGCAGGAGATGGATATCGCGATTATGGGTACCGGCGGCAAACTTATTGCCAGCACGCTGAAAACTCCTATCAGTACATCACAGGTGGAAGAGCTGATCATTGAAGGTTTTTTCCCTTTTGTATCGTTTGAGGAGAAGCAGGAATCAGGTAGCCGGAAGGGACTTATGGAGTGGGGACTTCCTTATGTGCAGGAGCCTGCAATAACAAAACATCTGGCTGCTTTCTGGCAACGTAGTGTCCCGATACTTGAAGAGGAAACAGGCCGTACAAATCCTTTTCCTGACTTTCTCCTTTTTAATGGCGGCTCTTTAACACCTGCCATTATACGCAACCGTATTCGAGATGCAGTTCAAAAGTGGTTTCATGATGTAGCTGGTAAAGAGTGGTCTCCAAGGGAACTTCACAATCCTAAACCGGAATTGGCGGTTGCCGTTGGAGCAGCTAATTATGGTATTGCCAGGACATTTGATGGCATTAAGGTCGGAGCTGGTAGTCCCCGTACTTATTATGTTGAAGTATCACACTCGCAAGGTGAGGAAAAGGGGGATAAATCCAGAAAAGCCGTTTGCCTGGTACCCCGAAGTTCAGAAGAGGGTTTTGACTCACAACTCCGGAAACCTGAGTTCGAAGTACTTACCAATAAACCGGTGGCATTTACCGTTTTCAGCTCCAACACCCGCATAGGTGATAAAATGGGAGACATTGTCATGTTGTCAGAAGAAGAAATAACCCTGCTTCCTCCCATAAATACGGTCCTGAAATATGGTAAGAAAAAGGAAGTCATACCTCTGCCCATACATCTTGAGGTTCGTCTTACAGAAATTGGCACGTTAGAACTCTGGTGCAACTCACAGAAAACCACACATCGATGGCAATTGCAATTTGACGTGCGTTTGGGAGGAACTCCACCCGCACAATCTTCTTTATCTACGGAGACACTAGATAGTGAAACTATTGAACTGGCAATAAAAGAGATTCAAAAAGTCTTCGAAAAAGAGAGAAGTGGAAATCCCGAATCCCTTTTAAAAAACATGACTTCAATCATGGAGCTTGATAAAACCAAATGGTCTATGCCGGTGATTAGAAAAATGGCAGATACATTATTTAAATTCAAGCAGGGCCGTTCCTTTTCTCCTCAACACGAAGCACGCTGGTTAAACCTGCTGGGTTTCTGTCTCAGGCCGGGTTTTGGAGACCCATTAGACGATTGGCGCACTAAAGGGATATGGAAGATATTTCTTGAAGGTTTGAGTTTCAGTGATAAACATCAGTGTCGTACAGAGTGGCGTATCTTATGGAGGCGTGTGGCCGGGGGGTTGAAAGCCGGTCAACAGTTGGAAGTCTATGAGCAGTTGTTTCCTTCTCTTCCGTTGGGCGAAACGAAAAGCAAAAAGAAGAAATATCACAAAACTCCCAAGGGGAAGATGTTAAGTCATGAAGGGCAGGAAATATGGATGGCGTTAGCCAACCTTGAGCGTCTTCCAGTTGATATTAAAGAGACATTAGGTCGTCAACTCCTGGAAAGGTTTAGCGGAGAGAAACTTAATCCAAAAGAGCTCTGGGCGCTCAGTCGACTTGGCGCTCGTATACCATTCCATGGGCCGCTTGACAAAGTTGTTTCAGCACAAGAGGTATCTACATGGCTCAATAAACTTTTATCAAGTAACCCGGAGGCATCCAATGCTCTGGCCCACGCCCTGGTGCAACTGGGCAGAAGTACGGGTGATCGGGGGAGAGACCTGCCTGATAACGATAAAGGCAATATAATAAAATGGCTTGATAACGTACCAAATGGAGACCAATACAAAGAACTGATAAACAACCCTGAAAGTGCGTTAGGAAAAAGCGAGCAGGAGTGGATTTTCGGAGAGGCCTTACCACCCGGTCTCGTAATCTCCTCAGAAGAGTAA
- a CDS encoding prepilin-type N-terminal cleavage/methylation domain-containing protein, with translation MKTKSIINSRSGFTLIEMIGVIAIIAILAAFITPKVFEVINDSKVTRFAGEVNGYKSAVTNWYKDIGTIAALTAGGAEDTTENNFHDELISNNGTTTTSGLWANWNGPYIDSVANISLGTGLDIQTQPGASGTSTPVATDGTSFDLDDDGANDMENRQVVAIELAGVSATDCVKLDGIIDKGLTASAKATSGKVKYSGTTMYIYLTSL, from the coding sequence GTGAAAACAAAAAGTATTATTAATAGCAGATCAGGTTTTACGCTTATCGAAATGATTGGTGTGATTGCAATAATTGCTATACTTGCTGCGTTTATAACACCGAAGGTTTTTGAGGTAATTAACGATTCAAAGGTAACAAGGTTTGCCGGGGAAGTCAATGGTTATAAGAGCGCTGTTACTAATTGGTATAAGGACATAGGAACAATTGCAGCTCTCACTGCTGGGGGAGCGGAAGATACTACTGAAAACAATTTTCATGATGAACTCATAAGCAACAATGGTACGACTACTACTTCTGGTTTATGGGCGAATTGGAATGGCCCATATATCGATAGTGTCGCCAATATTTCTCTAGGAACAGGATTGGATATTCAGACACAGCCAGGCGCTTCGGGCACATCCACACCAGTAGCAACTGATGGTACCTCGTTTGATTTGGATGATGATGGAGCAAACGATATGGAGAATCGACAGGTGGTTGCGATTGAACTTGCTGGAGTGTCAGCTACTGATTGCGTTAAATTGGATGGAATTATAGATAAAGGTCTTACTGCATCGGCTAAAGCAACATCCGGTAAAGTAAAGTACAGTGGTACTACTATGTATATTTATCTTACTTCTCTTTGA